A region of the Rhizobium leguminosarum bv. trifolii WSM1325 genome:
CAGCGGCCAGTCGAACAGCGTGCCGACTTCGCGGTAGATCAGCTGCGGAACATAGACGTTGCGCGCTCCGCCGATGACGGCCTGGGTAACGAAGGAGCTGCTGGTGCTGGCAAAGACCAGGATCCAGCCTGCCAGCAGGCCCGGCAGCATCAGCGGCAGAAGCACGGTGACAAATATGCGCCAGGGACCGGCGCCGGAAACCTGGGCGGCTTCCGTCAGTTGCACCGGCGTACGTGACAGGATCGCGATCAGCGGCAGGATGATCAGCGGCAGATCGATCTGGCACATGGCCATCACAAGGCCGAGTTCGGTAAACAGAAGGCTCGTCGGCATGCCCGTCAGGCCGAGCCCAACCAGCGCTTCGCTGATCGGCCCCTGGCGCCCGAGGATGACGATCCAGGCGAAGGTGCGCACGACATTGCTGGTCAGCATCGGAATGAGCGTCAGGAAGATCAGCACCTGCCGCAGGTTCCTGCCGCCATGCCAGTAGAGAAGCGCGATCGGCACGCCGAGCAAGGTCGTGCCGATGACGGTTTCGAGGCCGAGCCTTGCAGTATTGACGAGGACGCGGAAATTGAACGCGTCGCCGAAGAAGCGGGCATAATGTTCGAGGGTCGCTCCGCCGGGACCGGCGAAGCTGAAACCGACGAGGACGGCGAGCGGCGTTGCGAAGAACGCCACGGAAAGCAACAGCATCGGCAGGACGTATGGGAAGCCGCTCGCCTTCATCACATCACCTCAACCGGCAACCAGCGCATCGAACTGGCGAATCCAGTCGTCGCGGTTCTTGTTGATCGCGACCCAGTCCGGATAGACCATGGTCTTGATCTGGTCGCGGGTGACATAGGCTTCGATGCCGGGTGTCAGCGCCACGTCCTTGTTGGTCGGGAACATCTCGGTCGGCGGCTCCTTGAGCTGGTCCTGGGCGGCCTTGGAGATCGCGGCGTCCATGTAGGCATAGGCCGCGTCGAGATTGGCTGAGCCCTTGGTCAGGTGGATGTTGACGGGGGCTGCCGGCGAGCCGGTCTCCGGATGGACGAACTCGGCGTTGAGGCCGAGGCTCTTCAGGTGGGCGACATTGCCGGTCGAGCACATGAAGACGGCGATTTCGCCCTGCTGGAACAGCGTCATCTGATGGTTGGTGCTGTCGACCACGCCCTTCAGATGCTCCGGATGATCCTTGAACAGCTTGAAGACGGCGTCCATGTCGTTGGGGCC
Encoded here:
- a CDS encoding binding-protein-dependent transport systems inner membrane component (PFAM: binding-protein-dependent transport systems inner membrane component~KEGG: polyamine ABC transporter), which encodes MKASGFPYVLPMLLLSVAFFATPLAVLVGFSFAGPGGATLEHYARFFGDAFNFRVLVNTARLGLETVIGTTLLGVPIALLYWHGGRNLRQVLIFLTLIPMLTSNVVRTFAWIVILGRQGPISEALVGLGLTGMPTSLLFTELGLVMAMCQIDLPLIILPLIAILSRTPVQLTEAAQVSGAGPWRIFVTVLLPLMLPGLLAGWILVFASTSSSFVTQAVIGGARNVYVPQLIYREVGTLFDWPLASAIAVVLLLSTGCLLVALTMMSRHRRLVGHA